The segment AGCTCATGATGTTCAGGAGGAAGACGCATTGGTCTTGGTCCAACAACAACAAGACGGCGTCTCTTGGAGCAGGAGAGATCCACATCCACCCTGCtaagatggagatggagatggagatgccCATCTGCACACCGACACCTCCATGTCATGAAACGATCAACCTCTTCAAGGTTGCACAGGCAAGTACAGTTGATCTGTCTTCAAATTACTCTTACTTTGTTTACTTGCAAGGAATTGTGTCTGCTGTATGTTTCACTTTCACACAGAGAAGAAACAATGGGCTGACTGAAATTAAATACTGTTGCTTTTTGGCTTCCTGCTCTGCTATTAGGCAAATCTCAGCGAGCTGCCTCCGAGCCCAGTGTCCCCACTGGAGGTTGCAGCAGGCCAAAATTCCCGCCATTTATTCAGCGATTTGCACTTCACCTTGCCACCAGGTACATATGACAGGCTTATTAGCAACAAAACTAGAAACAATCCTCTGATTATATTAATTGGTTTCAGTTTTTGAACCTGACATAATCTCCTCCTGCATGCAGAGCTAAGTCCAAAATGCCTGTCAGAACTCGAGCCACCTGCCACTGCCAGTGAATCATCATTCAGGACAGACATCACCGCCGTCGAAACAGCGTGCAGCCGTGACAAGGCCTACATAACAGAGCTTCTCATCGCCGCCGGCTTatacgacgacgatgacgacggaCCGTCGTCGTCGGCCAATGCCAGGGTGGACTCGATGGCGAGGCCGATGCCCATCTGCGACGACGTGTTCGAGGACGTCGAGGACATGTACTACTACCGCGGCGACTACATCGTCGGCAGCGGCATGCACGACGATCGCAGGATGCTGTTCGACCTTGCTAACGAGGCGTTGCAGAGCCTGGTGGTAGCAGAGAGCTCGAGAGGTGGTTGTGCTTCATCGCTGCGTCAATGGGTCGTTGACAGCACGGGAGTGGCGCGAGGGAAGAAGCTGGTAGATGATGTGTGGCAGCAGGTCAGTGCATCGATCTCCATCGAACATGTTATAACTCtgccaagaaagaaagaaagaaaaaaaaaagcaaatgaCTGTAGCTTTGATTTGTTTTTGTTTCGAATAATGTGGAATTTCAGGTGCAAGctctgaagaagaatccccagCAGGCGCAGGAAATGCAGACGATAGATGGGATGGTGGCGTACGAGGTCCGGAGATCCGTGTGGGCGGAGGTGCTCTATGAGGACGTTTACGTTGTTGGGAGGAAGATTGAGCGTGCCATCTTCGATGAACTGATTGAAGACTTTTTTCTGCATGCGCTGGAGGTTTTCATATGATGAAACCGAGATAGATAGCAGCAGATGACCTGCCAgatgtatgtgtgtgtgtgtgtgtgtgtgtgtgatggtGATGAGATGAGCAGCTTTTCTTAGGAGTGACCGTCCTGTGTCTCTGTTGGATCTGTATCGCTCTGCATCGGTCACTCTCGTCTCGTGCATGACAGACAGGAGGACGAACGCGGGCCTGGaacagggcttgtttagatccaaatttttttcaagtTTGATACTATAGAActctcgtttttatttgataaatattgtctaattataagtAACTAAACTTAAAAAATTAATCTCGCAATTTAtacataaactgtataattagttattattttcatctatattcaaTGCTCTCTGTATatataagattcgatatgatgggggAATCTTTGGGTGAACTAATCAATCGAACGCATCTTCGAACGCCAGGCCCACCCTCTGGtctaaaatttttaagattcatcatcatatcgaatcttgcggcacatgcatggtgcattaaatatacatgaaaataaaatctaattgcacagttcatctgtaaatcgcgagacaaatttttaagTCCAattactttatgattggacaacgtttgtcaaataaaaatgaaagtgccacGCAAAAAATTTACAAACTGAAGAAAGCCGAGCAGCTGGCCGGAGCAATCGCCCGCAGGGGCGGCCCACATGTAAAACCCCGGTCAAGGTGGCCTAATTTTTTCTTCACCAATTCTGAAAACAGACAACTTATCCCTTGGACTCTTGAAACTGTTCGTGGTTTAAAGTGGTTCCTAAGGTCTCGTCAAAAAAAAAGTGGTTCCTAAGGTGgttttataacttttttagTTCAAAACTTTAGTAAATATTTGGTAAGattttaaatcacataaaatttaACTAAGTTTTTTAAGTTCCAAccaaaaatcctagagataaaTTGGGATACACAAATCCAAATAAACATTTAAAGTTTGTGAGAGTATCTTTAGAAGCTTAGAAAAAATAGATTTAGCTCTATGAAAATGGGAAAGTTATCAAAAAAAATCTAGAAAGTTTACAAAAcgttctagttgatataaaaaCATGTTTTAATgggaaaaaaatattatacaCAACTAACTTGAATGTTGTTTTAATGCTAAAAACATTCATGCTTGCTAATTGTGTTGCTTTGTTGCAAAAggttttcaaaatatttttagatATCAATTAGAAGGTTTTGATATTTTGTTTCTATTTTGTAATTAAATTTCTTTTTTAAATgtttaaatatattttcatgaggTCTAAATATCTTATTTAGATTCTTGTATCCCaatatatgtctagatttttttCTCAGAAATTTTTGAAGTTTATGGGCATTTTCTATGGTTTAAAATCATTATTAGGTATATTTTTTAAAGTAAACTAATAAATCAAAGAACAAAATCACCTTCAAAATGACTTCAAAACCGGGCCAAGATGTAATTTGAATAGTCTTAGTAAGATGTCTAATTTTTAAGTTTGAGGTGAAAAATTGGACTACAAAGATATTTAATGGAATTATAATAATCTttttgttatttttttatccGACAATTAGGTCTGTCAATTACACCTAGCGCAAGCAAATCATCAATTAACACCATTATTGCATGCTTTTAAGTAAACTTTGTGttgtctattttatcttatttgATAAACTGATGCTATGATGTAGGGCTAGGATATTTGCGAGTACTATTTCCTCTAAGAAATATAAGGAGTGAAGTTCCCCCACAAGCTTCGGAAGGGATAGGaatgtggatttttttttttctcaccaTGGGGTTGTGGATGGAGAGCCATTCGCCAATGAGAAATTTCTCTGTGCACCGCTATATGGAGAAGAAATAATTATTTGATCACACAACACATAGTAGCAAGCACATTCGCTAGCTTACATGAAATGCTAAGAAAAATAAGCATGGCCTCACTATAAGCTAGAAGGGATATATAGTGTTATCCCTCTTAAAAAACAACCCTGGTTCGAGACTCTATAACAATGTAGAGCTTCAACATCACGTGACTCAGATATATATAGATGGTAGCTCTATCAAGAGTTCCTACAAACTCTACATTACAACATAGCGGAATTGTCTCTAAGAAGTGATTCAGGCATAAATATTCATACAATGAagaaatatatttataaaataacattttctgtcacatcgaatctttcggcacatgcatgaagcattaaatatagatgaaaataaaaactaattacacagtttaattgtaaaatcgcgagatgaatcttttgatcttagtaagcctatgattggataatatttgcaacaaacaaacgaaagtgctcaaATTTTTgtgacatctaaacaaggcctaaactgtGGCTGTGACCTGTGACGCCTGATCTGTTCCTTCCTGGATCCCCTGTGTCCTGTCTGTCCTGTCCGTCTCTGGGTTTTTGGGATCCCCTCCTCCTcgcctcttcttcctcctcctcttcttgaCAGACAGACACAGGAGCTGTCCACGCCGGCCTCCTCTTGTTCTCACCACATAAATCCACGCCAATTCCACACCGATC is part of the Sorghum bicolor cultivar BTx623 chromosome 10, Sorghum_bicolor_NCBIv3, whole genome shotgun sequence genome and harbors:
- the LOC8066382 gene encoding uncharacterized protein LOC8066382, with protein sequence MARPMPICDDVFEDVEDMYYYRGDYIVGSGMHDDRRMLFDLANEALQSLVVAESSRGGCASSLRQWVVDSTGVARGKKLVDDVWQQVQALKKNPQQAQEMQTIDGMVAYEVRRSVWAEVLYEDVYVVGRKIERAIFDELIEDFFLHALEVFI